Within Candidatus Poribacteria bacterium, the genomic segment TCCGCCAAGCCCGCGAATCGTCCGCGCCCAACGTCGATAGTCGGCACATGCGCCAGCGAACCCAGGACGGGCACGTTCGTCAGACGCGCGACGACATCGGGGTTCGTCCGCTCGGCGATTCCGTCCTCGTCGCCGTCCGAGCCGTTGAGCACGATACCGGCAACGTCCCAGCCGCGTGTGCGCGCAAACTCGACGGTCATCACCGTGTGGTTGATGGTGCCCAAACAGCGACGAGCGACGACCCACATCGGCAGTGGGAAGATCGCTCGCAGGTCTGCGACGAGCGCATCGTCTGTTACGGGAACCGCGATGCCTCCCGCCCCCTCGACGACGACGAACGCATACCGGCGGCAGAGCCCTTCGAACGCCTCCCGGACGATATCCAGGTCGATGATCATGCCACTGCGCTCTGCAGCGACGGCAGGAGCCAGAAGTTCCCTCAGGCGAACCGGGTTGATGGCAGTCAAGGGGTCGTCGATACCTGCGCACGCTCGCAGGAACCTGGCATCCTCCGATACGAGTTCGCCGTCCTCCCATTCGCACCCGGTCGCGAAGGGCTTCATCACACCCACGGAAACGCCTCGACGCCGCAGGACGGCAGCCAGCCCTCCGGCAACGACGGTCTTGCCGACTCCTGTGTCCGTACCCGTGATGAACACACCGCGCATCGCCAACGGCAGGGCTCCTAGAACACGCCGGTTTCACGCGCCGACGCGACGAGTGTTTCGACCGCCTTCGCCAGGTCCTCCGCCGTGTGCGTTGCCATCACGGAGAGGCGCAGGCGGCTTGTGCCTTCGGGCACGGTCGGAGGACGGATCGCCGACGCGAGTAGCCCCCGCCGCTCGCATGCCTCTGCCAGGCGAACCGCGTCGCGCGCAGGTCCGATGAGCAGCGGAACGATGGGCGTTTCACCGGACGGAACGCGGAAGCCGTGGCGCCTGAGTTCTGAGCGCAGATAGGACGAATTGCTCCGAAGCTGCGACACGAGCTCTGGCGACGACTGCAGAATCGTAAGCGACTCCCGGGCGGCGGCGAGCGCCGCCGGAGGCAGTCCGGTCGAGAACACGAGCGACCGAGCTTTCTGCCTGAGGAGCTCGACGACGGCATGCGAGCTCGCCACATAGCCGCCGAGCGCTCCCAGAGCCTTGCTGAGCGTCCCCATCTGGAGCAACGCCGGGTGGTCAGTCAACCCGAAGCGCTCTGCTGTGCCAAAGCCCGCCGGACCGACCGTTCCCAGCCCGTGCGCATCGTCCAGGAGCACACCCGCGCTGAACTCCTCGGCGAGCGCGCAGACCGCGTCGAGTGGCACGATGTCGCCGTCCATGCTGAACACACCGTCGGTCACGATCAGCACTCGGCGGAACGCGTTGCGGTCTCGGAGCGAGAACGCGATGTGGTCGGGGTCGCCATGTGCGTAGACCCGCTTCTCGGCGCGAGACAGCCTGCATCCATCGATTAGCGAAGCATGGTTCAGCGCGTCCGAGAGGATCAGGTCCCCTTCGCCGACGAGAGCCGGGATCGTGCCTGTATTTGCCGCGTAGCCACTGGAGAACACGACAGCGGCGTCGGTTCCCTTGATTCGCGCCAGGTCCATCTCCAGGTCGGAGTAGAGGGCCAGGTTCCCCGTCGTCAGACGCGATCCGCCGGAACCGGAGCCATACCGGCGCGTGGCTGCCTCGGCAGCAGCGACAACGTGGGGGTGGGTCGCCAGCCCGAGGTAGTTGTTGGAGCCGAGGACAAGCATCTCTCGCCCGTCCATGCGGACGCGAGGCTCAGGCGACGACTCGACCCACCGCAACCGGCGCTCGAGATCTGCAGCGCGGCGTTCCGCCAACTCCGTGCGAATCGGGTCATCCCAAAGCACGTTCCGGCTCCAGTCACCAACACGTCCACGGTCGATTCCCGACACGATT encodes:
- the bioD gene encoding dethiobiotin synthase — protein: MAMRGVFITGTDTGVGKTVVAGGLAAVLRRRGVSVGVMKPFATGCEWEDGELVSEDARFLRACAGIDDPLTAINPVRLRELLAPAVAAERSGMIIDLDIVREAFEGLCRRYAFVVVEGAGGIAVPVTDDALVADLRAIFPLPMWVVARRCLGTINHTVMTVEFARTRGWDVAGIVLNGSDGDEDGIAERTNPDVVARLTNVPVLGSLAHVPTIDVGRGRFAGLADAFGAQIDFEPVLRLEPGV
- the bioF gene encoding 8-amino-7-oxononanoate synthase encodes the protein MPGSLAGRREAQLSALRQEPRRIVQPSVDRGRSRSRRELGTHQNRQLRGGGGSGDRCREQDVTEHAVLLDGIGRDTSDLGNASRIAHEPTSQVSGGSPAHIIVSGIDRGRVGDWSRNVLWDDPIRTELAERRAADLERRLRWVESSPEPRVRMDGREMLVLGSNNYLGLATHPHVVAAAEAATRRYGSGSGGSRLTTGNLALYSDLEMDLARIKGTDAAVVFSSGYAANTGTIPALVGEGDLILSDALNHASLIDGCRLSRAEKRVYAHGDPDHIAFSLRDRNAFRRVLIVTDGVFSMDGDIVPLDAVCALAEEFSAGVLLDDAHGLGTVGPAGFGTAERFGLTDHPALLQMGTLSKALGALGGYVASSHAVVELLRQKARSLVFSTGLPPAALAAARESLTILQSSPELVSQLRSNSSYLRSELRRHGFRVPSGETPIVPLLIGPARDAVRLAEACERRGLLASAIRPPTVPEGTSRLRLSVMATHTAEDLAKAVETLVASARETGVF